Proteins from a single region of Pseudopedobacter saltans DSM 12145:
- a CDS encoding S9 family peptidase: MKKDILLGIMMLGTTPLLAQQKLTPEKLWQLGRVSGDLINKNNGDVIYSVNKINIEENKGNKNTFALSLKTGISIQINTDNESIEIIGINQNRIIYLKKDQLWACNTDYTDHKQLTDIEGGIENPKISPDGKSILFTKETLVIKTETKDIYEDLPKSTAYVFNDLNYRHWDTWEEGKFSHIYTADFRDGKLENIKDIMENEPYDSPQKPFGGAEDVIWSPDSKSILYVCKKKFGKAYATSTNTDIYEYNIASKKTVNLTEGMNGYDTHPSFNKSGSLLAWTSMSEDGYESDKNDIYVLDIKTNKKYNLTKEWDETVSGFIWAEDGNTIFFNAYNKGTQQVYALSLLKNLDKNSTKNIRQLTSGKWDINALLGQIDNSLIVSRTDMNHSAELFTLDIKTGRLNQLTHVNDDEYQNIAKSKVEERWIKTTDGKDMLTWVIYPPDFDPSKKYPALLYCQGGPQSAVSQFYSVRWNFQLMAANGYIVVAPNRRGLPGFGVEWNRQISGDWGGQAMKDYLSAIDNLSNESYVDKNRLGCVGASYGGYSVYLLAGIHQNRFKTFIAHNGLFDLKSWYGTTEELFFANKDVGGSYWQENAPKAYKEFSPSEYIKNWNTPILIFQGGKDYRVPIEQGLQAYQAAQLKGIKSRLVYFPDENHWVLKAQNGIAWQREFFKWLQETL; encoded by the coding sequence ATGAAAAAAGATATATTATTGGGTATTATGATGTTAGGGACAACTCCACTTCTTGCGCAGCAGAAACTGACTCCAGAAAAACTTTGGCAACTTGGAAGAGTAAGCGGAGATCTGATTAACAAAAACAATGGCGACGTCATTTATAGTGTCAATAAAATAAATATCGAAGAGAATAAAGGAAATAAAAACACCTTTGCTCTTTCCCTAAAAACAGGAATTTCGATACAGATTAACACTGATAATGAAAGTATTGAAATTATTGGTATCAATCAAAATAGAATAATTTATCTTAAAAAAGACCAATTATGGGCTTGTAATACAGATTATACCGACCATAAACAGTTAACTGATATTGAAGGCGGGATTGAGAATCCAAAAATATCTCCGGACGGCAAGTCTATTCTCTTCACTAAAGAGACTCTCGTAATTAAAACAGAAACCAAAGACATATATGAGGATTTACCTAAATCAACAGCTTATGTTTTTAATGACCTTAATTACCGACATTGGGATACCTGGGAAGAAGGAAAGTTCAGTCATATATACACTGCAGATTTTCGGGATGGGAAATTGGAAAATATTAAAGACATCATGGAGAATGAACCTTATGACAGCCCTCAGAAACCTTTTGGTGGTGCAGAAGATGTTATCTGGTCTCCGGATAGTAAATCGATATTATACGTTTGCAAAAAGAAATTTGGCAAGGCATACGCTACAAGTACAAATACAGATATTTACGAATACAATATTGCCTCAAAAAAGACTGTAAATTTAACAGAAGGAATGAATGGGTATGACACCCATCCCTCTTTTAATAAGAGTGGTTCTCTTTTGGCCTGGACAAGTATGTCCGAAGACGGATATGAGTCGGACAAAAACGATATTTATGTTTTAGATATCAAAACGAATAAGAAATATAACTTAACAAAAGAGTGGGACGAGACCGTTTCCGGCTTTATATGGGCAGAAGATGGTAATACGATTTTCTTCAACGCTTATAATAAAGGTACTCAACAAGTCTATGCGCTTAGTTTGTTAAAAAATCTGGATAAAAATTCTACTAAAAACATCAGACAGCTAACGAGTGGGAAATGGGATATAAATGCACTTCTGGGGCAAATTGATAATTCTCTTATTGTTAGCCGAACAGACATGAATCACTCAGCTGAACTTTTCACTCTGGATATAAAAACCGGAAGGCTGAATCAGTTAACACATGTAAATGATGATGAGTACCAGAATATTGCAAAAAGTAAAGTAGAAGAAAGATGGATTAAAACAACTGATGGAAAGGATATGCTTACATGGGTAATTTACCCTCCGGATTTCGATCCTTCTAAAAAGTACCCTGCACTATTGTATTGTCAGGGAGGACCACAATCTGCCGTATCTCAATTTTATTCAGTTCGCTGGAATTTCCAATTGATGGCTGCAAATGGTTACATTGTTGTAGCTCCAAACAGAAGAGGTTTACCTGGTTTTGGTGTAGAATGGAACAGGCAAATAAGTGGAGACTGGGGCGGACAAGCTATGAAAGATTATCTTTCTGCAATAGATAATCTTTCGAATGAAAGCTATGTCGACAAAAACAGATTGGGCTGTGTAGGTGCTAGCTACGGTGGTTATTCTGTTTATTTGCTTGCCGGAATACATCAGAACAGATTTAAAACTTTTATTGCACACAATGGATTATTTGACTTAAAAAGTTGGTATGGGACTACCGAAGAACTTTTTTTCGCGAATAAAGATGTAGGTGGCTCTTATTGGCAAGAAAATGCTCCAAAAGCTTATAAAGAGTTTAGCCCCAGTGAGTATATCAAAAACTGGAATACACCTATTCTTATATTTCAGGGAGGAAAAGATTACCGGGTCCCTATTGAACAAGGCTTACAAGCTTATCAGGCAGCTCAATTAAAAGGAATTAAAAGCAGACTGGTGTATTTTCCCGATGAAAATCATTGGGTTTTAAAAGCTCAAAATGGAATAGCCTGGCAAAGAGAATTCTTCAAATGGCTTCAGGAGACATTGTAA
- a CDS encoding nucleoside recognition domain-containing protein: MALNYVWIAFFVIAFIVALFKLIFLGDVQIFSNVMNGMFDSAKTGAEISLGLVGMMTFWLGIMKIGEKAGMISLFAKGVNPFFSKLFPGIPKNHPANGSIIMNFSANMLGLDNAATPVGLKAMKELQELNTDKETATNAQIMFLVLNTAGITLIPTSVIALRMANGAANPADIFIPALIGTFISFISGMLAVAAFQKINLFKLPVLVFLGSFIGLMALLYVSLSGLDPERIQEITGLIGGLLILSIIILFVVYGASKKINVYDAFIDGAKEGFQTAVMIIPFLIAILVAISVFRTTGCMDYVVGGIASAVAFFGLDTRFVPALPVGLMKTLSGGGARGLMVDVMTTYGADSFQGRLASIIQGSSETTFYVLAVYFGSVGIKNTRHALICGLIADLVGLIAAILLAYIFFG; the protein is encoded by the coding sequence ATGGCTTTAAATTACGTCTGGATTGCATTTTTCGTTATAGCATTTATTGTAGCCCTTTTTAAACTAATATTTTTAGGCGATGTACAAATCTTTTCGAACGTAATGAATGGTATGTTCGACAGTGCAAAAACGGGCGCCGAAATTTCTCTTGGTTTGGTAGGAATGATGACCTTTTGGCTGGGTATCATGAAAATCGGAGAAAAAGCTGGAATGATTTCATTATTTGCAAAAGGCGTAAACCCTTTTTTTAGTAAATTATTTCCCGGCATACCTAAAAATCACCCTGCAAACGGCTCGATTATTATGAATTTTAGTGCCAATATGCTTGGCCTCGATAATGCGGCAACCCCTGTAGGCTTAAAAGCCATGAAAGAACTACAGGAATTAAATACTGACAAAGAAACAGCAACCAACGCTCAAATTATGTTTCTGGTGTTAAATACAGCTGGGATTACATTAATTCCTACTTCTGTTATTGCACTCAGAATGGCAAATGGCGCAGCCAATCCGGCTGACATATTTATTCCTGCACTCATCGGAACGTTTATCTCATTTATTTCAGGAATGCTTGCGGTTGCCGCTTTCCAAAAAATCAATCTATTTAAACTCCCCGTTCTTGTATTTTTGGGTAGTTTTATTGGTCTTATGGCTTTGCTCTATGTCTCTTTAAGCGGACTGGATCCGGAACGAATACAAGAAATAACAGGACTAATAGGTGGTTTATTAATACTATCTATAATTATATTATTTGTCGTTTACGGGGCATCAAAGAAAATAAACGTTTATGATGCTTTTATTGATGGCGCTAAAGAAGGTTTCCAAACAGCGGTAATGATTATACCATTCTTAATAGCTATTTTAGTCGCTATATCTGTATTCAGAACAACGGGATGTATGGATTACGTTGTTGGGGGAATCGCTTCTGCTGTTGCTTTCTTTGGTTTGGATACGAGATTTGTTCCTGCACTGCCAGTAGGCTTAATGAAAACTTTAAGTGGCGGCGGAGCAAGAGGATTAATGGTTGATGTCATGACAACATATGGTGCAGATTCTTTTCAGGGCAGATTGGCAAGTATCATACAGGGTTCTTCGGAAACGACTTTTTATGTACTTGCAGTTTATTTTGGCTCTGTTGGAATTAAAAACACTCGGCATGCTCTCATTTGTGGCTTAATTGCCGATTTAGTTGGATTAATAGCGGCCATTTTATTGGCTTATATATTTTTTGGATAA
- a CDS encoding DNA adenine methylase, which translates to MKDLKTPISYYGGKQNLVSTIIPLFPKHQTYIEPFVGGGAIFWAKRPSEVEVINDYNRELINFYEVAQNEFVELEKMVRISLHSRSLHNDATVIYNNPHMFTRIQRAWAVWVLSSQSFSAMLDGTWGYDKVKGTTSQKITNKREGFTVDYAIRLQNVQIENTDALRVIRSRDYKEAFHYCDPPYFNSDCGHYDGYSIEDFETLLKTLESIEGKFLMSSYPSDILKAYSLKNGWKTIKIEQTVSVANGTGGAGKRKIEVLTANYDLSNPSGVLTLFN; encoded by the coding sequence ATGAAAGATTTAAAAACACCTATTAGTTATTATGGAGGAAAGCAAAATTTAGTGAGTACAATCATTCCGCTTTTCCCAAAACATCAAACATATATAGAGCCATTTGTTGGCGGAGGAGCTATTTTTTGGGCAAAACGCCCTAGTGAAGTAGAGGTTATAAACGATTATAACAGAGAATTGATAAACTTCTATGAGGTTGCTCAAAATGAATTTGTAGAGCTTGAAAAGATGGTCAGGATTAGTTTGCATTCTCGCTCGTTGCATAATGATGCAACCGTGATATACAATAATCCTCACATGTTCACCCGTATACAAAGAGCCTGGGCAGTATGGGTTTTAAGTTCCCAGAGCTTCAGTGCAATGTTAGACGGCACTTGGGGCTATGATAAGGTAAAAGGTACAACGAGCCAAAAAATAACAAACAAGCGAGAAGGTTTTACAGTTGACTATGCTATCAGGCTACAGAATGTACAGATAGAGAATACAGACGCTTTAAGGGTTATAAGATCAAGAGATTATAAAGAGGCTTTTCATTATTGTGACCCGCCTTATTTTAATTCGGATTGTGGGCATTATGACGGTTACAGTATTGAAGACTTTGAGACGCTTTTAAAGACTTTAGAGAGCATTGAAGGTAAATTTCTTATGTCATCCTATCCGAGTGATATTCTTAAAGCCTACAGTCTAAAAAACGGTTGGAAGACAATTAAGATAGAGCAAACCGTATCAGTGGCAAATGGAACCGGAGGAGCTGGCAAAAGAAAAATTGAAGTGTTAACAGCTAATTATGATTTAAGTAACCCGAGCGGAGTTTTAACGCTGTTTAATTGA
- a CDS encoding methylglyoxal synthase, producing the protein MKKRIALIAHDGKKAEMITFVEEHKDSLATMDIIATGTTGGLIEKTGLSVTKKLSGPQGGDAQIAALAAEGLLAGILFFRDPLGKHPHEPDVQMLLRVCDVHNVPLATNPATATYVLRGVLAE; encoded by the coding sequence ATGAAGAAACGAATTGCTCTTATTGCGCATGATGGCAAAAAAGCGGAGATGATTACTTTTGTAGAGGAACATAAGGATTCCTTGGCTACGATGGACATCATCGCAACAGGTACTACCGGTGGACTAATTGAAAAGACAGGTTTAAGTGTCACTAAAAAATTAAGCGGCCCTCAGGGCGGTGACGCTCAAATTGCTGCCTTGGCTGCAGAAGGTCTTCTTGCAGGAATTTTATTTTTTAGAGATCCACTTGGTAAACATCCTCACGAACCAGATGTACAAATGCTTCTTCGTGTCTGCGATGTGCATAACGTACCGTTAGCGACAAATCCGGCTACAGCAACTTATGTATTACGAGGTGTGCTAGCAGAATAA
- a CDS encoding 3'-5' exonuclease produces the protein MIDQINLTSILFLDIETVPQYHLYEFVPEEIKALWDKKSSFYRKNEESPEEFYQKAGIWAEFGKIICISLGIFTSAGQLRIKSIAGHDEKEILVKFISLLEKQSSEVLLCAHNGKEFDFPYLCRRILINQLPIPKTLNISKKPWENNHLDTLELWKFGDYKNYTSLELLSSVFGIPSPKDDLDGSQVACVYYKENNISKIVSYCEKDVLTLARVFQRLKGLDFVKDTDVIYG, from the coding sequence ATGATAGACCAGATAAACCTAACCAGTATTCTTTTTTTAGATATAGAAACTGTTCCGCAATACCATTTATACGAATTTGTTCCTGAGGAAATTAAGGCATTATGGGATAAAAAATCAAGTTTTTATCGGAAAAATGAAGAAAGCCCGGAAGAGTTTTACCAAAAAGCAGGTATTTGGGCCGAGTTTGGAAAAATAATTTGTATTTCTTTGGGGATATTTACTTCAGCGGGCCAATTACGAATAAAATCAATCGCTGGTCATGACGAGAAAGAAATACTTGTAAAATTTATCTCTTTACTTGAAAAGCAATCATCGGAAGTTTTACTTTGCGCCCATAATGGAAAGGAATTTGACTTCCCTTATTTATGCAGGCGAATACTAATAAATCAACTTCCCATTCCTAAAACATTAAACATAAGCAAAAAGCCATGGGAAAATAATCACCTTGATACTTTGGAGCTTTGGAAATTCGGAGATTATAAAAATTATACCAGTTTAGAACTGTTATCGTCTGTGTTTGGAATACCAAGTCCAAAGGATGATTTGGATGGAAGTCAAGTCGCCTGCGTTTATTATAAGGAGAATAATATATCTAAAATTGTATCCTACTGCGAAAAGGATGTTCTTACTTTAGCCAGGGTATTTCAAAGATTAAAGGGTTTAGATTTTGTAAAGGATACTGACGTAATTTATGGCTGA
- a CDS encoding phage tail protein has product MQYQIKRGNIVVLTVTAPGKQQRQAMGVDVVNMSFSLPNSVNINIGDTVEVYGRVYKLNRPANVTKISNKQYDYTLEFEALFYDLAKVQLRGLDATNQLTEAEFTIMANAADIVDLIVRNANRLYSGYTIGVVDETELQNFIFNGENCLQALNRLADAFQSEFWIDNKTIHFQKREQSTGVVLSYGQGNGLYQLYRGKKSDADLVTRLYVEGGSRNLPEGYGRTRLQLPGPLNYIEVAGADEIIEATKIFENIIPERVGTITGLGADMFTFIDSSMDFDINDHLSGKPAKIGFQTGALAGYEFELASYNAVSKQFKINLKTDEKAYEDGLPNHTLKPAVGDKYSVFDIYLPNSYVVDAQNRALAAGQAYLDKYKNVQYEYGASLTPIWVKQNNPNIVLGYTVQIVDADMGIDKEIRIVGYTRDLQEPNTYDLELGDTISISEIVRQYAQQERILYAIQTAGLLDPEQMRKNLFLNRLSENNGYLIIGTEKVKSGLADYATLAARATLADYALDSDKWDGQQFADYLNQPVRTMDSPKFEGISSPLFVSGAFGSGYRVSKSGGKYTLELDNLVVRDGFTATELTINKIRSSNGAIAVTDAGVIKTVQIVDLGQFEITLDGDVSFLQNDILRCQVFTGTGIKSYHLLVLGVSGSVISVAKIQGSNSISTGDTIVRVGNISNTDRQGLLYLTNSDSGAPYLDVLDGVNSASFAGKTKVRLGKLSGIVDPDFGALSGYGIYAERGFFKGSIQVTGGNAATKSYAETQANNAQITAINTAATDATNKVNALQIGGRNLLAYSNVRKEGNSYPFGIYNIYGGTTFGKEYTLVVNGYTTVGDNIGIYLNGYQTIGSISSQDESNIQVFHFTRNDSGVGTNVDFYHFTNGSSGNSVVEWACLYEGNVKPALDWSPSPEDVQADIEAVRTETNTQFSVLESQISAKASQVSVSALETRMSSAELKITPEAINLTVSSQVDNKIGAVQIGGRNYYRRNTVLDPMYGGTIVGRDSGETPNGFLFAGLQNQSLALRINNVITEDGFWTISFSAKSNSDWTLYIDVCDNPADSREITQDWQYYELTFNVTRNGYSFVDFSNIPWVYLYVKDLKIEKGTKATDFSLAPEDIQADIESRPTQAEIKAGISITPGAINIFGQELSLAGKVTFSSLDAGAQNQIDAIAQAKANTLLWMGGKSLYPDTDFREGFNGLNHYNNAGPYGDFLRLPKESFGEIFPTTSPYGLYYHYNSATMGGSAPGLGGFTFGTGSRPKAKYIVRFVLAFEEENKIQFASNPTGDGGSHTWLTNPYGAGINNFREYLCLVECGATGTFSSTNYFYFYGGSSVSVRVASAGVYDITDSPTALKSLAYQDVVEISKLGNTVIQGGYLATSLLDANYIKSNIVNAAYIQTIDLTADKITAGRLQSVGGGSYFDLNNNVLSTSNLIANGGTIAGFTIDGYSLSISKTYGSNSTAFFRLLTSGEITGLPTLLIGSRFLVGQNVIQQNQLLVDKDGCYLRDANIDYLSVGSVKSNGYTGLTATFTVRDGNDHWWLVFQNGILVNRYKNV; this is encoded by the coding sequence ATGCAATATCAGATAAAGAGAGGAAATATTGTTGTTTTAACTGTTACCGCTCCGGGCAAACAGCAAAGGCAAGCTATGGGCGTTGATGTGGTAAATATGTCTTTCAGTTTGCCAAATTCTGTCAACATCAATATTGGCGATACGGTTGAAGTTTACGGACGTGTATATAAACTGAACCGTCCGGCAAATGTGACTAAAATAAGCAACAAGCAATACGATTATACGCTGGAGTTTGAAGCGCTGTTCTATGATCTGGCTAAAGTACAGTTACGAGGGTTAGACGCAACTAACCAGCTAACAGAAGCCGAGTTTACCATTATGGCCAATGCTGCTGATATTGTGGATTTGATAGTTCGTAATGCCAACAGGCTTTATAGCGGCTATACTATTGGTGTGGTAGATGAAACGGAGCTACAGAACTTTATATTTAATGGCGAAAACTGCTTACAGGCGCTTAACCGATTGGCAGATGCTTTTCAATCTGAGTTCTGGATAGATAACAAAACCATCCATTTCCAAAAGCGTGAGCAAAGTACGGGGGTTGTATTATCTTATGGTCAAGGTAACGGATTATATCAATTATACCGAGGAAAGAAAAGCGATGCTGATTTAGTAACTCGCTTATATGTTGAAGGCGGTAGCCGTAATTTACCGGAGGGATATGGAAGAACCAGACTTCAATTACCTGGTCCATTAAATTATATTGAGGTTGCTGGTGCCGATGAGATTATAGAAGCAACAAAGATTTTTGAAAACATCATTCCGGAGCGTGTTGGAACTATTACAGGCTTGGGAGCTGATATGTTTACGTTTATTGATAGCTCGATGGATTTCGATATCAATGATCATCTTTCGGGTAAGCCGGCAAAGATTGGTTTCCAAACCGGTGCTTTAGCTGGATATGAGTTTGAGCTTGCTTCTTACAATGCCGTTTCAAAGCAATTTAAAATAAATTTAAAGACGGATGAAAAAGCTTATGAAGACGGCTTACCTAACCATACATTAAAGCCAGCTGTTGGAGATAAATACTCTGTTTTCGATATCTATTTACCCAACTCTTATGTAGTAGATGCGCAAAATAGAGCTTTAGCAGCCGGACAGGCCTATTTGGATAAATACAAAAATGTCCAATACGAGTACGGAGCAAGTTTAACTCCTATCTGGGTAAAGCAGAACAATCCTAATATTGTGCTGGGTTATACGGTCCAGATTGTGGATGCCGATATGGGCATAGATAAAGAGATTCGTATTGTAGGATACACTCGTGATCTGCAAGAACCCAACACTTATGATCTGGAACTGGGAGATACTATTTCTATATCTGAAATTGTAAGACAGTATGCACAGCAAGAGCGCATTTTATACGCCATCCAAACCGCTGGTTTACTTGATCCGGAACAAATGCGTAAGAACCTGTTTCTAAACAGGCTTTCGGAGAATAACGGTTATCTGATTATTGGAACGGAGAAAGTAAAATCCGGCTTAGCTGACTACGCTACTTTAGCCGCTAGGGCAACTTTAGCAGATTACGCTTTAGACTCGGACAAATGGGACGGCCAGCAATTTGCTGACTATCTAAATCAACCAGTCCGGACAATGGACAGCCCGAAATTTGAGGGCATTTCTTCGCCTTTGTTTGTGTCTGGTGCTTTTGGTTCAGGTTATAGAGTTTCGAAATCTGGAGGTAAATACACTTTAGAACTGGATAACCTAGTTGTAAGGGACGGATTTACGGCAACTGAACTAACCATTAATAAAATAAGGAGTAGCAACGGAGCAATAGCCGTAACTGATGCAGGAGTTATAAAAACTGTGCAGATTGTCGATCTTGGACAGTTTGAAATTACTTTAGACGGCGATGTTTCTTTTCTTCAAAATGATATATTGAGATGTCAGGTGTTTACCGGCACTGGCATTAAATCATATCATTTACTTGTTTTGGGAGTTTCAGGTAGCGTTATTTCTGTCGCAAAAATTCAAGGGAGTAATAGCATATCAACCGGAGATACTATTGTAAGAGTGGGAAATATCAGTAATACAGACAGGCAGGGACTTCTTTATCTTACAAATTCGGACAGCGGTGCGCCTTATCTTGACGTTTTGGACGGTGTTAATTCTGCTTCTTTTGCAGGTAAAACTAAAGTACGATTAGGCAAATTAAGCGGTATTGTTGATCCTGATTTTGGGGCATTAAGTGGTTACGGTATTTATGCTGAAAGAGGTTTTTTCAAAGGCTCTATTCAGGTTACTGGCGGGAATGCAGCTACTAAGAGCTATGCAGAAACGCAGGCAAATAATGCACAGATAACAGCTATTAACACGGCTGCTACTGATGCGACAAATAAAGTAAACGCCTTACAAATAGGGGGCAGAAATTTGCTTGCATATAGTAACGTTAGAAAGGAAGGTAATTCATATCCATTTGGTATATATAATATATATGGTGGCACAACATTCGGAAAAGAATACACCTTAGTAGTAAATGGCTACACAACAGTAGGTGACAATATTGGTATTTATTTAAATGGCTATCAGACTATAGGAAGCATCAGTTCTCAGGATGAATCTAATATACAAGTGTTTCATTTTACCCGAAATGATTCAGGTGTAGGTACTAATGTTGATTTTTACCATTTTACGAACGGTAGTTCTGGAAATTCAGTTGTTGAGTGGGCATGCCTGTACGAAGGAAATGTTAAGCCTGCTTTGGATTGGTCACCCTCGCCGGAAGACGTTCAGGCAGATATCGAAGCCGTTAGAACTGAAACAAACACACAATTTTCAGTCTTAGAATCTCAAATTTCAGCCAAAGCCAGTCAAGTATCTGTTTCTGCTTTAGAAACTAGGATGTCATCAGCTGAACTCAAAATCACTCCGGAGGCTATTAACTTGACGGTAAGCTCTCAGGTTGATAATAAGATTGGAGCTGTGCAGATTGGGGGGCGTAATTACTACAGACGGAATACAGTACTCGACCCGATGTACGGTGGTACTATTGTCGGTCGAGATAGCGGTGAAACTCCTAACGGATTTTTATTTGCCGGACTACAAAACCAGTCGCTTGCTTTGCGCATTAATAATGTAATTACAGAAGATGGGTTTTGGACTATCTCTTTTTCGGCGAAGTCTAATTCAGATTGGACACTTTATATTGACGTATGTGATAATCCGGCAGATTCAAGAGAAATTACACAGGATTGGCAATATTATGAGTTAACATTCAATGTGACACGAAATGGCTATTCTTTTGTCGATTTTTCAAACATACCGTGGGTTTATCTCTATGTAAAGGATTTAAAAATTGAAAAAGGAACCAAAGCAACTGATTTTAGTTTAGCTCCTGAAGACATTCAAGCAGACATTGAGTCCAGACCAACACAGGCAGAAATTAAAGCAGGTATTTCCATTACTCCCGGAGCAATTAACATTTTTGGTCAGGAGTTGTCACTTGCGGGAAAAGTAACGTTTTCTTCTCTTGATGCTGGAGCGCAAAATCAGATAGATGCCATAGCACAAGCAAAAGCAAATACATTGTTGTGGATGGGTGGTAAATCGCTCTATCCGGATACAGATTTTAGAGAGGGATTTAATGGATTAAATCATTACAATAATGCTGGTCCTTACGGTGATTTTTTACGCCTTCCAAAAGAAAGTTTTGGTGAGATTTTTCCAACGACATCACCTTATGGGTTATACTACCATTATAATAGTGCTACAATGGGAGGCTCAGCTCCCGGACTTGGAGGTTTTACATTTGGTACAGGATCACGACCGAAAGCGAAGTACATAGTTAGGTTTGTACTGGCATTTGAAGAGGAAAACAAAATACAATTTGCATCCAATCCTACTGGAGACGGCGGAAGCCATACTTGGCTTACTAATCCATATGGCGCAGGAATCAATAACTTTAGAGAATACTTATGCTTAGTTGAATGTGGAGCAACCGGAACTTTTAGTTCTACAAACTACTTTTATTTCTATGGTGGCAGTTCAGTATCAGTACGTGTAGCCTCTGCTGGTGTATACGATATAACGGATTCTCCAACGGCTTTAAAATCGCTGGCCTATCAGGATGTTGTCGAAATATCGAAACTCGGTAATACTGTTATACAAGGCGGTTATTTAGCTACAAGCTTGTTAGATGCAAATTATATCAAGTCTAACATCGTTAATGCCGCTTATATCCAAACCATAGACCTAACAGCAGATAAGATTACAGCAGGTAGGTTGCAGTCTGTTGGCGGTGGTTCTTACTTCGATTTGAATAATAATGTCCTATCGACTAGCAATTTGATTGCTAATGGTGGTACGATAGCAGGTTTTACAATAGATGGTTATTCCCTAAGTATATCGAAGACTTACGGTAGTAATAGCACTGCATTCTTTAGACTGCTGACTTCTGGTGAAATTACCGGACTTCCGACACTATTAATTGGGTCTAGGTTTCTAGTTGGACAAAACGTGATACAACAAAATCAACTTTTAGTCGACAAAGACGGCTGTTATTTAAGGGATGCTAATATTGATTATTTATCAGTTGGTTCTGTGAAATCCAATGGATATACAGGTTTGACTGCAACATTCACTGTAAGGGACGGTAACGATCATTGGTGGCTGGTTTTTCAGAATGGAATTTTAGTTAACAGATATAAAAATGTATAG
- a CDS encoding COG3650 family protein: MKRAIILIFSFSFASCAHQTAKNELLSGEYLGISADQKYTRLSLSESNFEKDQIEIGKEPNFLKIKGTWQAVNDSVIALNEQDRAKSFYKLKDNQLVSLNSQLKENEPSLSIRLFKVDHSIEAEGNIESLAKEGILFFANGNEPFWALKISSNNIAEFNKPDLDTPIKFSNIRMIKGKDYSIVYLSEDSQDKLIIYKSTCVNDMSGKVSPYFVELYFKGTHYRGCGDSLKKEFL, translated from the coding sequence ATGAAAAGGGCAATAATCTTAATTTTTTCTTTCTCCTTCGCTTCTTGTGCGCATCAAACCGCAAAAAACGAGCTATTATCGGGCGAATACTTAGGTATTTCAGCAGATCAAAAATATACCCGCTTATCATTATCGGAGTCTAATTTCGAAAAAGATCAGATTGAAATCGGAAAAGAACCTAATTTCTTAAAAATCAAAGGGACATGGCAAGCTGTGAATGACTCTGTTATTGCATTGAATGAGCAAGATCGAGCAAAAAGTTTTTATAAATTAAAAGATAATCAATTAGTTAGTTTGAACTCGCAATTGAAGGAAAACGAACCTAGTTTATCCATAAGGCTTTTCAAAGTTGATCACTCGATAGAAGCAGAAGGTAACATTGAATCCCTTGCAAAGGAAGGAATTTTATTTTTTGCAAATGGAAATGAACCTTTTTGGGCTTTAAAAATTTCATCAAACAATATTGCAGAATTCAACAAACCAGATTTAGATACTCCAATTAAATTTTCCAATATCAGAATGATAAAAGGAAAAGACTATTCCATAGTTTATTTAAGCGAAGATTCTCAAGACAAGTTGATTATTTATAAAAGTACTTGTGTTAATGATATGTCGGGAAAAGTTAGTCCTTATTTTGTAGAGCTTTATTTTAAAGGCACTCATTATAGAGGATGTGGAGATTCGCTTAAAAAAGAATTCCTTTAA